Proteins from one Mycobacterium adipatum genomic window:
- a CDS encoding DUF4345 domain-containing protein, whose product MVPTVIAIVGMFFLGMGVYALAAPAMMLRPFGFTLGTDVQRAEVRAVYGGFGLAIAGVLGWAMTAPASVRTGVLITVAAALAGMAVGRVASAVLGDRTSFYPNWFYCLVEAVAAAALFWVA is encoded by the coding sequence GTGGTCCCCACCGTGATCGCCATCGTCGGGATGTTCTTCCTCGGCATGGGTGTGTACGCGCTGGCGGCGCCGGCGATGATGTTGCGCCCGTTCGGGTTCACCCTGGGCACGGATGTGCAGCGTGCCGAGGTGCGGGCCGTGTATGGCGGTTTCGGTCTGGCCATCGCCGGTGTACTCGGCTGGGCGATGACCGCGCCGGCGTCGGTGCGCACCGGGGTCCTGATCACCGTCGCTGCGGCGCTGGCCGGCATGGCTGTGGGCCGGGTCGCGTCGGCGGTGCTGGGTGACCGGACGTCCTTCTACCCCAACTGGTTCTACTGCCTGGTGGAGGCGGTGGCCGCCGCCGCGCTGTTCTGGGTGGCCTAG